The following proteins are encoded in a genomic region of Paenibacillus sp. FSL R7-0273:
- a CDS encoding DMT family transporter, translated as MIIGIILALVAGALVGLQNIFNIKVNEHTGSWSTTTLVLGMGFIASLVMGLITQGTGMFTLQHMQPWYWFSGVIGVGVVICLVQATKLLGATFAISIVLTSQLGFALLWDSLGWMGLEKVPFSFNQLLGVLVIVGGILVFKLGGRGEKGGQETAAADKARQTALGTK; from the coding sequence ATGATAATCGGGATTATATTGGCACTGGTGGCCGGGGCGCTTGTGGGCCTGCAGAATATTTTTAACATTAAAGTGAATGAGCATACAGGCTCCTGGTCTACAACGACGCTGGTACTCGGTATGGGCTTTATCGCTTCACTGGTTATGGGGCTGATTACTCAGGGGACAGGGATGTTTACACTCCAGCATATGCAGCCGTGGTACTGGTTCAGCGGAGTGATCGGCGTCGGCGTGGTAATCTGTCTGGTGCAGGCCACGAAGCTGCTGGGAGCAACCTTTGCAATTTCGATTGTGCTGACCTCACAGCTTGGCTTCGCGCTGTTATGGGATTCCCTGGGCTGGATGGGTCTGGAAAAGGTTCCGTTTAGCTTCAACCAGCTGCTTGGCGTTCTGGTTATCGTCGGCGGGATTCTCGTCTTTAAGCTTGGCGGAAGAGGAGAGAAGGGCGGGCAGGAAACTGCTGCGGCGGATAAGGCGCGTCAGACTGCGCTGGGTACGAAATAA
- a CDS encoding anthranilate phosphoribosyltransferase, translating to MINLLKEVARGKRGARDLSYDEALAAAEAILCQTASPVQIGAFLIAERIKLESIEELEAFVAVCRKYARREPVQQGLDCAGPYDGRRNSFIATFPTAFLLAAAGVPVTLHGAAPLPPKWGITLQNIIEASGVRIAGLSQDEAVAAARESGVLFAQADQWCPPLGALRALREDIGMRTILNTAEKLIDYSCSPYIVFGIYHNTVFDRISRLIIKLGYQKGLVVQGVEGSEDLFIDRPNRVYTVADGQAQLDIIDPELLGLETEVPELDWTPELQLRTAEAVLQGGGHMAFYNQTLLNGGARLHLAGKAGSLEEGVYTCKHLLDNGRAWAVYEQWRSALLGSKAPFVGRVGQV from the coding sequence ATGATCAACCTGTTAAAAGAAGTAGCCAGAGGCAAGCGCGGCGCCCGCGATTTGAGCTATGACGAAGCGCTGGCGGCAGCTGAGGCGATTCTCTGCCAGACAGCCTCCCCTGTGCAGATCGGCGCTTTTCTGATCGCCGAGCGGATTAAGCTGGAGAGTATTGAGGAGCTGGAGGCTTTTGTAGCGGTATGCCGCAAGTATGCACGCCGTGAGCCTGTGCAGCAGGGACTGGACTGCGCCGGACCGTATGACGGCCGGAGGAACTCCTTCATTGCTACCTTCCCGACAGCATTTCTGCTGGCTGCGGCCGGTGTTCCTGTTACATTGCACGGGGCTGCACCGCTTCCGCCGAAATGGGGAATTACGCTGCAGAATATTATTGAGGCATCAGGTGTCCGCATTGCCGGGCTCTCACAGGACGAGGCTGTTGCAGCAGCGAGGGAGAGCGGTGTGCTGTTCGCACAGGCGGATCAGTGGTGTCCGCCGCTTGGAGCATTGCGGGCGTTAAGAGAGGATATCGGGATGCGGACGATTCTGAATACCGCTGAGAAGCTGATCGACTACTCCTGCTCTCCGTATATTGTGTTTGGTATCTACCATAATACCGTCTTCGACCGGATTTCCCGGCTGATCATCAAGCTTGGTTACCAAAAAGGCCTGGTTGTCCAGGGCGTTGAAGGGTCAGAGGATCTGTTCATCGACCGCCCAAACCGTGTGTATACAGTAGCTGACGGGCAGGCGCAGCTCGACATTATTGACCCCGAGCTGCTGGGGCTGGAGACGGAGGTGCCGGAGCTGGACTGGACGCCGGAGCTTCAGCTGCGCACCGCCGAAGCGGTGCTGCAGGGCGGCGGCCATATGGCCTTCTACAACCAGACCCTGCTGAACGGCGGGGCCCGGCTGCACCTGGCCGGTAAAGCCGGTTCGCTGGAGGAAGGTGTATACACCTGCAAGCATCTGCTCGACAACGGCAGAGCCTGGGCGGTGTATGAGCAGTGGCGGAGTGCGCTGCTTGGCAGCAAAGCGCCGTTTGTGGGCCGGGTCGGCCAGGTGTAG
- a CDS encoding DMT family transporter, with product MKGIIFAFIGGACITLQGVANARISQDIGTWQAATITQLTGFIMALAILLFVRDGKKQGFKKVNPLYLTGGALAAFIIFSEVTAIQHIGVTLTISALLIAQLFMTFMIDSNGWFGVVKQKMRLPQFIGIGMMIAGVLILKL from the coding sequence ATGAAGGGGATTATTTTTGCTTTTATAGGCGGGGCGTGCATTACGCTGCAGGGGGTTGCCAACGCAAGGATCAGCCAGGACATTGGCACATGGCAGGCAGCAACTATAACACAATTAACCGGTTTTATTATGGCTTTGGCTATTCTGCTGTTTGTTCGCGACGGTAAGAAGCAGGGCTTCAAAAAAGTAAATCCGCTGTACCTGACCGGAGGCGCACTGGCAGCTTTTATTATTTTCAGTGAGGTTACTGCTATTCAGCATATCGGGGTTACGCTGACTATATCTGCGCTGCTGATCGCCCAGCTGTTCATGACCTTTATGATCGACAGCAACGGCTGGTTCGGGGTAGTGAAGCAAAAAATGCGCCTGCCGCAGTTCATCGGCATCGGGATGATGATTGCCGGCGTGCTGATTCTTAAACTTTAA
- a CDS encoding NUDIX hydrolase, with protein sequence MTTVIDKIAWIHVVDGKVLGARSHGKDTYYFPGGKREAGETDNETLIREIEEELTVQIVLESIRHFGTFAAAAHGKEAGVQVQMTCLTADYNGTLAPAAEIAELAWLTFADRERVSAVSKLIFDRLHELKLLD encoded by the coding sequence ATGACCACAGTGATAGACAAGATTGCCTGGATTCATGTTGTAGACGGGAAGGTGCTGGGAGCACGTTCTCACGGTAAAGACACCTATTATTTCCCCGGAGGCAAAAGGGAAGCGGGCGAGACGGACAACGAAACGCTGATCCGCGAAATTGAAGAGGAATTAACCGTACAGATTGTTCTGGAGAGCATTAGACATTTTGGCACATTTGCAGCTGCGGCACACGGTAAAGAAGCTGGTGTACAGGTCCAGATGACCTGTCTTACAGCAGATTATAACGGCACACTTGCACCGGCAGCGGAAATTGCTGAGCTGGCCTGGCTTACGTTTGCAGACAGAGAACGGGTGTCGGCGGTCAGCAAACTGATTTTTGACCGTCTGCATGAGCTGAAGCTGTTAGACTAA
- a CDS encoding elongation factor G: MTKNITIGLLAHVDAGKTTFAEQLLYHTETIRSRGRVDHKDTFLDTHEIEKARGITVFADQAEFSYGGSHYFLLDTPGHVDFSAEMERVLQILDYAVVIVSAVEGVEGHTETVWQLLRSHCVPTFFFINKTDRTGADPQRVLGEIRQLLSGDAVMLPGLAAGAVGEELRAFLAERDESLFEAYLDGSLDEPAWTDALVKLVRQGKIFPCMAGSALLDEGIGSFLNNLDTLAVTEYDHRLPFAGRVYKVRYDEKGTRITYIKALQGVLKAREELTYGLEQKRISERITGIRRINGAKTVSADWGAAGELFAVTGLTAAGPGEGVGELKDTVSSGLVPALKSKVCFEPPVHLKEVLQAFQQLGAEDPSLNVSWDETLQELQIQVMGQIQLEVLEQVLRERFRIPVTFGDPEIMYMETISNVVYGCGHFEPLGHYAEVHLKLEPGERGSGVTVHNKCHPDHLAVGYQNNIVQVLLEKGHHGLLTGSPLTDVQITLLSGRAHNKHTSGGDFREAALRALRQGLEQAENVLLEPFYDFKIRIHSDHVGKVMSDIQQASGSFAAPEINGETAILTGTVPVATFMNYPIRLASMTQGKGALSLRAGGYQICHQTGHIISMKQYDKNADPAYQSASIFCSKGQAYPVPWNEAAGHMHVKLEH; this comes from the coding sequence ATGACAAAGAATATAACAATCGGTCTGCTTGCCCACGTCGATGCCGGAAAGACGACCTTCGCCGAGCAGCTGCTCTACCATACAGAAACGATCCGCAGCAGGGGAAGGGTGGATCATAAGGATACTTTTCTGGATACCCATGAGATTGAAAAAGCGCGCGGCATCACCGTATTCGCTGACCAGGCGGAATTCAGCTACGGCGGTTCACACTACTTTTTGCTGGATACGCCCGGGCACGTCGATTTTTCAGCGGAGATGGAGCGGGTGCTGCAAATTCTGGATTATGCCGTTGTAATTGTTAGCGCAGTAGAAGGAGTGGAGGGTCATACGGAGACTGTATGGCAGCTGCTGCGTTCACACTGCGTCCCTACGTTCTTTTTTATCAACAAAACAGACCGGACCGGTGCAGATCCGCAGCGTGTGCTAGGTGAGATCCGTCAGCTGCTAAGCGGTGATGCTGTTATGCTGCCTGGGCTTGCTGCTGGTGCTGTGGGTGAGGAGCTGCGTGCTTTTTTGGCGGAACGGGATGAGTCACTGTTTGAAGCCTATCTGGATGGAAGCTTGGACGAGCCTGCCTGGACGGATGCGCTGGTTAAGCTGGTGAGGCAGGGAAAGATTTTTCCGTGTATGGCCGGCTCCGCCCTGCTGGATGAAGGGATCGGCAGCTTCCTGAACAATCTGGATACACTTGCTGTAACGGAGTATGATCACCGTCTGCCTTTTGCCGGAAGGGTCTATAAAGTCCGCTACGATGAAAAAGGTACAAGAATTACTTATATTAAAGCGCTGCAGGGTGTGCTAAAAGCACGGGAAGAATTGACCTATGGCCTGGAGCAAAAACGGATTTCAGAGCGGATCACCGGAATCCGCCGGATTAACGGGGCGAAGACGGTATCGGCCGACTGGGGGGCCGCAGGTGAATTATTTGCGGTTACCGGCTTAACAGCTGCCGGACCGGGCGAAGGTGTCGGAGAGCTTAAGGATACGGTAAGCAGCGGACTCGTTCCCGCCCTTAAATCCAAAGTCTGCTTCGAACCGCCGGTTCATCTGAAGGAAGTGCTGCAGGCGTTTCAGCAGCTTGGGGCAGAAGACCCGTCGTTGAATGTAAGCTGGGATGAAACGCTACAGGAGCTGCAGATCCAGGTTATGGGGCAGATCCAGCTGGAGGTGCTGGAGCAGGTGCTCCGTGAGCGGTTCCGCATTCCGGTTACTTTTGGTGACCCGGAGATTATGTATATGGAGACGATTAGTAACGTAGTCTATGGCTGCGGGCATTTTGAGCCGCTCGGCCATTATGCCGAGGTCCATTTGAAGCTTGAGCCGGGTGAACGCGGGAGCGGTGTAACCGTACATAATAAGTGCCATCCTGATCATCTGGCTGTGGGCTATCAGAACAATATCGTTCAGGTGCTTCTGGAAAAAGGGCATCACGGCCTGCTGACAGGCTCACCATTGACCGATGTGCAGATTACGCTGCTGAGCGGCAGAGCGCATAACAAGCATACCTCAGGCGGTGATTTCCGGGAGGCGGCCTTACGCGCATTACGTCAGGGTCTGGAGCAGGCGGAGAATGTGCTGCTGGAGCCGTTTTATGATTTTAAAATCCGAATTCATTCAGATCATGTAGGCAAGGTAATGTCGGATATTCAGCAGGCCAGCGGCAGCTTTGCTGCACCGGAGATAAATGGTGAAACAGCCATCCTTACCGGAACGGTGCCGGTTGCCACCTTCATGAATTATCCGATCAGGCTGGCTTCCATGACCCAAGGCAAAGGAGCCTTGTCTCTGCGGGCCGGCGGGTACCAGATCTGCCATCAGACCGGACATATCATCAGCATGAAGCAGTATGATAAAAATGCCGATCCGGCGTATCAGTCGGCTTCAATCTTTTGCTCCAAAGGGCAGGCCTATCCGGTTCCCTGGAACGAGGCGGCCGGTCATATGCATGTCAAGCTGGAGCACTGA